In Zobellia roscoffensis, the following are encoded in one genomic region:
- a CDS encoding sulfatase family protein, which translates to MIHWFKKIRFSFLLIFLFALSSCGGSTKKEKVETVDNRPNVLWITIEDWSPDLSCYGTKGIHTPNVDQLAAEGIRYNKAFTTSPVCSTSRSAMMTGFHQNYIRANQHREHNKQPLPHGIKPIPKLFEEAGYFTTLMSWKTDMNFLPDTKEELFMNTNDWTDRKPGQPFFARITFGGTHRSWNRDPQRPIDIKDVELPPYYADTPFVRRDWANGLEQMQLVDREVGTLLKRLEDEGLANNTIVFFIGDHGRCHIRGKQFLYEGGTRIPMIMRWPGKIEPKQISEDMVMSIDIDATILEAAGITPPVPLHGKNLLGDDIKNRKYTFAARDKMDETHDAMRSIRSKDYKLILNLMPERPYLQYNQYKENAYPVLAEMSIMYLKGELNPAQAAFFSPVKPEIELYDLRNDTYEVDNVADNPEYSSVKKELLTELQNWRTNVIEDEGVSDEFRAVGVFPDKNPFSTVDEWVAKNQKNYDFNRIGWPAWYPTKTLQEWQKARNKWEPYVMRGASENIPRPEIGIIKKKKK; encoded by the coding sequence ATGATTCACTGGTTTAAAAAAATTCGATTTTCTTTTTTACTCATTTTCCTTTTTGCACTCTCATCTTGTGGTGGGAGTACCAAAAAAGAAAAAGTAGAAACTGTAGATAACCGTCCAAACGTTTTATGGATAACCATTGAAGACTGGAGTCCGGACTTATCCTGTTACGGCACAAAGGGTATCCACACACCTAATGTAGACCAATTGGCCGCAGAAGGTATTCGCTATAACAAGGCATTTACAACCTCACCGGTCTGCTCTACATCACGTTCAGCAATGATGACCGGTTTTCACCAAAACTATATTCGTGCCAACCAACATCGCGAACACAATAAACAGCCATTACCTCATGGTATAAAACCCATTCCTAAACTGTTTGAAGAGGCTGGCTATTTCACCACGTTAATGAGCTGGAAGACAGATATGAACTTTCTTCCTGACACCAAAGAAGAGCTTTTCATGAATACCAATGATTGGACGGACCGCAAGCCTGGCCAACCATTCTTTGCTAGAATTACCTTTGGAGGCACCCACCGTTCTTGGAACCGTGACCCACAAAGACCTATTGACATAAAAGATGTAGAGCTTCCTCCTTATTATGCAGACACTCCTTTTGTACGTCGTGATTGGGCTAATGGTCTAGAGCAAATGCAATTGGTAGACCGTGAAGTAGGCACCTTGCTAAAACGATTAGAAGACGAGGGATTGGCTAACAATACCATTGTCTTTTTTATTGGCGATCACGGCCGATGCCACATACGAGGTAAACAATTTTTGTACGAAGGCGGTACCCGAATTCCTATGATTATGAGATGGCCAGGGAAAATTGAACCCAAACAAATAAGTGAAGATATGGTCATGTCTATTGATATTGATGCAACCATCCTTGAAGCCGCTGGCATTACCCCTCCGGTTCCACTTCACGGCAAAAACCTTTTAGGGGATGACATTAAAAACCGAAAATACACTTTTGCCGCGCGAGATAAAATGGACGAGACCCATGATGCCATGCGTTCCATTCGTTCTAAAGACTATAAGCTTATTCTGAATTTAATGCCCGAGAGGCCCTATTTGCAATACAACCAGTACAAAGAAAACGCATACCCCGTACTAGCAGAAATGAGCATTATGTACCTAAAAGGAGAACTTAATCCCGCCCAAGCAGCCTTCTTTTCCCCCGTAAAACCTGAAATTGAGCTATATGATCTACGAAATGATACATATGAGGTAGACAATGTAGCAGATAACCCCGAATATAGCTCTGTGAAAAAAGAGCTACTGACCGAACTTCAAAACTGGCGCACCAACGTCATTGAAGATGAAGGTGTGAGTGATGAATTTAGGGCCGTTGGCGTTTTTCCCGATAAAAATCCATTTTCAACAGTGGACGAATGGGTAGCCAAAAACCAAAAAAATTACGATTTCAACCGTATAGGCTGGCCTGCATGGTATCCTACAAAAACGCTTCAAGAATGGCAAAAGGCCCGCAACAAATGGGAACCTTACGTTATGAGAGGAGCTTCTGAAAATATACCTCGTCCTGAAATTGGCATTATCAAAAAGAAGAAAAAATAG
- a CDS encoding twin-arginine translocation signal domain-containing protein, translated as MSNRRNFIKKAGMGAALAGVSGPLALHAASSHFEVSNKKGKNEGEQIKIKVTKPLFCPYHSIGDGAQKGGDAYYFQSDAFSHNPFTIPASGMSGSPVIRDAAGKFVGFMTTFGYEDSTFSFDGKETLTIYVPDGQEVFVDEGGDGEKAWKTYNIKMMERLNIEPYKVYPHFWADVEYCTWVEQKIQSNVPKGHFNILNHDFVAKYLDKIVEYGYPKGKMTLDHGWGQFPDGSLNSGYGSWSPDPKKFPDFHKTMDLINEKGFTPGLWIGFPKIHAASTAAQNNPNLLGAFRAEGKTEYDKGVRWLNPKSDIFEYASETIYRFHQMGVRKFKIDMSYNTKSDMLHIHKELYKAAKGIDETIEMEFHVPDIFFTKFTDVTRTNDVWLNDKYDWPARVKTHYEISYKSSPGRGINLDHIGGNAEKDITEEKYLQHLEMFKSKIGYPLVSVLPHHISQKCVDETGDYLWDYEKGSRNIISDFY; from the coding sequence ATGAGCAACAGAAGGAATTTTATAAAAAAGGCAGGTATGGGCGCCGCCCTAGCAGGAGTTTCAGGTCCGTTAGCATTACATGCCGCTTCCTCTCATTTTGAGGTTTCCAATAAAAAGGGCAAAAATGAAGGTGAACAAATAAAAATAAAAGTTACCAAACCCCTATTTTGCCCGTATCATAGTATTGGCGATGGAGCACAAAAAGGTGGTGATGCCTATTACTTTCAAAGTGATGCTTTTTCCCATAATCCATTTACTATTCCGGCCAGTGGCATGAGCGGTTCGCCCGTAATTCGTGATGCTGCAGGTAAATTCGTTGGCTTTATGACCACCTTTGGTTATGAAGATTCTACTTTTAGTTTTGACGGAAAAGAAACCCTAACCATATACGTTCCCGATGGTCAGGAAGTTTTTGTGGATGAAGGCGGAGATGGTGAAAAAGCCTGGAAGACCTACAACATCAAAATGATGGAACGGCTAAATATTGAGCCTTATAAAGTTTATCCTCATTTTTGGGCAGATGTGGAATATTGTACTTGGGTAGAACAGAAAATACAATCTAATGTTCCCAAAGGACATTTCAATATATTAAACCACGATTTTGTAGCGAAGTACTTAGATAAAATAGTTGAATACGGCTATCCTAAGGGAAAAATGACATTAGACCATGGTTGGGGACAATTTCCTGATGGCTCTCTAAATTCCGGTTATGGTTCCTGGAGTCCAGACCCCAAGAAATTTCCCGATTTCCATAAGACTATGGACCTTATTAATGAGAAAGGATTTACTCCAGGATTGTGGATTGGCTTCCCTAAAATTCATGCTGCTAGTACGGCAGCACAGAACAATCCTAATTTATTGGGTGCCTTCAGGGCCGAGGGCAAAACCGAATACGATAAAGGTGTACGCTGGCTGAACCCAAAATCCGATATTTTTGAATATGCCTCAGAAACCATCTATCGTTTTCATCAAATGGGGGTCCGAAAGTTTAAGATTGACATGTCATACAACACAAAATCAGACATGTTACACATACACAAAGAACTTTATAAAGCTGCAAAAGGGATTGACGAAACCATTGAAATGGAATTTCATGTGCCGGATATTTTCTTCACCAAGTTTACCGATGTTACCCGAACCAATGATGTTTGGCTCAATGATAAGTACGATTGGCCTGCCCGTGTAAAAACACATTATGAAATCTCATATAAATCTTCTCCGGGACGTGGTATCAATCTTGACCATATTGGTGGAAATGCCGAAAAAGACATTACAGAAGAAAAATACCTACAACACCTAGAAATGTTTAAATCTAAAATTGGCTATCCTTTGGTTTCAGTTCTACCACATCACATCAGTCAAAAATGTGTTGATGAAACAGGTGATTATTTATGGGATTATGAAAAAGGATCAAGAAATATCATTTCTGATTTTTACTAG